Proteins co-encoded in one Bacteroidota bacterium genomic window:
- the rpmA gene encoding 50S ribosomal protein L27 encodes MAHKKGGGSSRNGRDSNSQRLGVKRFGGEKVTAGSILVRQRGTRFAPGVNVGVGSDDTLYALKEGVVSFRRYGKSSKVVSITPA; translated from the coding sequence ATGGCACATAAAAAAGGCGGCGGAAGTTCACGCAACGGACGCGACAGCAATTCGCAGCGTCTCGGAGTAAAGAGGTTTGGCGGGGAAAAAGTGACCGCCGGAAGCATTCTGGTCCGCCAGCGCGGCACCCGGTTCGCGCCGGGCGTCAACGTCGGCGTCGGCAGCGACGACACGCTCTATGCGCTGAAGGAAGGCGTCGTCTCGTTCCGCCGGTACGGGAAGTCGTCCAAAGTGGTAAGCATCACCCCGGCCTAA
- the mdh gene encoding malate dehydrogenase, translating into MKITVVGAGNVGATVAQRIVDKELANEVVLVDIVEGLPQGKGLDMYESAPISGTDARVRGSNSYDDTAGSNIVVITAGIARKPGMTREQLQETNAGIVKGVTEAVVAKSPQAILIVVSNPLDVMTYVAYKVSGFERHRVIGMAGILDTARYRTFISMELGVSVEDIQALVLGGHGDSMVPLVRYTTIAGVPLSEFLDRPAIEKLVKRTRDGGIEIVNYLKTGSAYYAPSAAAVEMVEAIVKDKKRILPCAAYLQGEYGLRDTYIGVPVKLGRKGIEQVLEISLSEEEKAALTKSAEEVKSNIAKLKL; encoded by the coding sequence ATGAAGATTACCGTCGTCGGGGCTGGAAACGTCGGCGCCACTGTCGCGCAACGCATTGTCGACAAGGAGCTTGCCAACGAAGTCGTGCTCGTCGACATCGTCGAAGGGCTGCCGCAGGGGAAGGGCCTCGACATGTACGAATCGGCTCCGATCAGCGGGACCGATGCGCGCGTCCGCGGCTCCAATTCCTATGACGACACGGCGGGATCGAACATTGTGGTCATCACCGCCGGGATCGCCCGGAAGCCCGGCATGACGCGCGAGCAGCTCCAGGAGACGAACGCCGGGATCGTGAAGGGAGTGACGGAAGCGGTGGTCGCCAAGTCGCCCCAGGCGATCCTGATCGTGGTCTCCAATCCGCTCGATGTCATGACGTACGTGGCCTACAAGGTGAGCGGGTTCGAGCGGCACAGGGTGATCGGCATGGCGGGCATCCTCGACACCGCGCGCTATCGCACGTTTATCTCGATGGAGCTCGGCGTTTCCGTGGAAGACATCCAGGCGCTGGTGCTCGGCGGGCACGGCGACTCCATGGTCCCGCTCGTGCGATATACGACGATTGCAGGCGTTCCGCTCTCGGAGTTCCTCGACCGCCCCGCGATCGAGAAGCTGGTGAAGCGCACGAGGGACGGCGGCATCGAAATCGTCAACTACCTGAAGACCGGAAGCGCCTATTACGCCCCGTCCGCAGCCGCGGTGGAAATGGTGGAGGCGATTGTGAAGGACAAGAAGAGAATCCTTCCGTGCGCCGCGTACCTTCAGGGAGAGTACGGCCTTCGGGATACGTATATCGGGGTGCCGGTGAAGCTGGGGAGGAAGGGGATCGAGCAGGTGCTCGAAATATCTCTTTCGGAGGAGGAAAAAGCCGCTCTTACGAAATCTGCGGAGGAAGTAAAATCGAATATCGCCAAGCTGAAACTATAG
- a CDS encoding ATP-binding protein, translated as MPKREHKVFTLVLVSAPNEIIKVEEFLEKINEDLALGDTRYNKLLVATTEAVNNGIIHGNKRDPKKKVTLTCEVNNSSLTVKVQDEGGGVNPEALPNPLAEENLLRENGRGVFLMRTLMDSVEFERLEGGAKVVMKMDLGA; from the coding sequence ATGCCAAAACGTGAACATAAGGTCTTCACACTTGTCCTGGTGAGCGCCCCGAACGAGATCATCAAGGTGGAGGAGTTCCTGGAGAAGATCAACGAGGATCTGGCGCTCGGGGACACCCGCTACAACAAGCTCCTGGTGGCGACGACCGAAGCGGTGAACAACGGGATCATCCACGGGAACAAGCGCGATCCGAAGAAGAAAGTCACGCTGACGTGCGAGGTGAACAACTCGTCCCTCACCGTGAAGGTTCAGGACGAAGGAGGCGGGGTGAACCCCGAAGCGTTACCGAATCCGCTGGCGGAGGAGAACCTGCTCCGCGAAAACGGGCGCGGCGTGTTCCTCATGCGGACACTGATGGACAGCGTGGAGTTCGAGCGGCTTGAAGGCGGGGCGAAGGTCGTGATGAAGATGGATCTGGGAGCCTGA